A stretch of Caenibius tardaugens NBRC 16725 DNA encodes these proteins:
- a CDS encoding TonB-dependent receptor: MAGVGAAALAIPAVSYAGEIAGHVSDASETAGLRAAQVRLVELDRVVAAGRDGSYRFADVPAGTYTLEARYVGAETVRKQVEVQATGAASVDFTLTGVRGNEILVIGQRANLASALSRKREADGVSDVLSRDAVGQFPDQNVAESLRRVPGVNVLNDQGEGRFVSVRGLDPELNATSVNGVRLPAPEAEVRSVALDVISSDIIESIEIKKSLTPDMDADTIGASIEVNTTSAFDRKKDYFAAKIEGSYNELADALTPKGSFDFAARLGDNVGVSGGISYYRRKFETDNIEADDWSNEGTGNYARTLEYRDYDVERERISANLGLDFRVGDSTTLYARGMFSQFDDQEYRRRLTFDLGDFEDGKLPTITGSTASFSSETERVQVERDIKDRFERQQIRSFTLGGETDTGEWKAKYSASWSKASERENGSIDPANFRRRFEEGDDLNVTFDYSKMRNPTYAVSGAGVGAFYDPSGYELNEIEYTKLSDSTDEEYAVKFDLGREFAFDNGTLTIQAGGKGRWREKRYNREVEFWENDSLTLADVLGKSTYRLADIDPVPGYRNATKAFLDNKGDFELNEYDSVYDSAISDYRADEDVMAGYLLGRWENSKLMVIGGVRYERTDMKLWGNSVLEDGPVITPVRFDRTYDDWLPSLNVRYSPTDNLVLRAAGYRSLVRPKLSKLAPRFEINEDDEAVFGNPNLKPYKAWNFDLSAEYYFASNGALTGAFFYKDIKNFIVDTAVDGPGTFAGIDFEEAEIPINGDSARVWGLELSYSQAFTMLPSPLDGLLLQANYTYTDARGKVANDGDINDLRRIALPSTSKHTANITLGYEKGPISVRLAGTYRDKYLDELGGVAQEDRFVDDHFQLDLSAKYKVTNNIQLFYEWVNINNAKYVAYNKFGGRQNLLQFEEYNWTMKFGAKVNF, translated from the coding sequence ATGGCTGGTGTGGGCGCCGCGGCTTTGGCCATTCCGGCCGTTTCTTATGCCGGTGAAATTGCAGGCCATGTCAGCGATGCCAGTGAAACCGCCGGGCTGCGGGCCGCGCAGGTGCGCTTGGTGGAACTGGATCGGGTAGTAGCCGCAGGGCGCGACGGTTCCTATCGTTTTGCTGATGTTCCCGCAGGGACTTATACGCTGGAAGCCCGCTATGTGGGCGCGGAAACCGTGCGCAAACAGGTGGAGGTACAGGCGACCGGGGCGGCGTCTGTCGACTTCACGCTGACCGGTGTGCGCGGGAACGAAATTCTCGTCATCGGGCAGCGCGCCAACCTTGCCAGCGCACTTTCGCGCAAGCGCGAGGCGGATGGGGTGAGCGACGTGCTCAGCCGCGATGCCGTGGGCCAGTTCCCCGATCAGAACGTCGCGGAATCGCTGCGCCGCGTGCCGGGCGTGAACGTCCTGAACGATCAGGGCGAAGGCCGTTTCGTGTCCGTGCGCGGTCTCGATCCCGAACTGAATGCGACCTCGGTCAACGGGGTCCGTCTGCCCGCGCCGGAAGCGGAAGTGCGCTCGGTGGCGCTGGACGTCATTTCTAGCGACATCATTGAATCGATCGAGATCAAGAAATCGCTGACGCCGGATATGGATGCGGACACGATCGGTGCGTCGATCGAAGTCAACACGACCAGCGCATTCGACCGCAAGAAGGATTACTTCGCCGCGAAAATCGAAGGCAGCTACAACGAATTGGCCGACGCACTGACCCCCAAGGGCAGCTTCGATTTTGCCGCGCGCCTTGGTGATAATGTGGGCGTTTCCGGCGGTATTTCCTACTATCGGCGCAAGTTCGAGACGGACAATATCGAGGCTGACGACTGGAGCAATGAAGGCACCGGCAATTATGCGCGGACGCTGGAATATCGCGATTACGACGTGGAGCGTGAACGGATCAGTGCTAATCTTGGCCTCGATTTCCGGGTCGGCGATTCCACAACACTTTATGCGCGCGGCATGTTCAGCCAGTTCGACGATCAGGAATATCGCCGTCGCCTGACATTCGATCTGGGCGATTTCGAGGATGGCAAACTGCCGACGATCACCGGATCGACCGCATCGTTTTCTTCCGAAACCGAACGGGTGCAGGTGGAACGCGATATCAAGGATCGCTTTGAACGTCAGCAGATCCGTTCGTTCACGCTGGGCGGTGAAACCGATACCGGTGAATGGAAAGCCAAGTATTCGGCCAGCTGGTCGAAGGCCAGCGAACGGGAAAACGGTTCGATCGACCCGGCGAACTTCCGCCGCCGGTTCGAAGAGGGGGATGACCTGAATGTCACCTTCGATTACAGCAAAATGCGCAACCCGACTTATGCGGTTTCCGGGGCGGGCGTGGGCGCGTTCTATGACCCGTCAGGCTACGAACTGAATGAGATCGAATATACCAAGCTGTCGGATTCGACGGACGAGGAATACGCTGTAAAGTTTGATCTTGGCCGCGAATTTGCCTTCGATAACGGTACGCTGACCATTCAGGCCGGCGGCAAGGGGCGTTGGCGCGAGAAACGGTACAATCGCGAAGTCGAATTCTGGGAGAACGACTCCCTCACGTTGGCCGACGTTCTTGGAAAATCCACCTATCGCCTGGCTGATATCGATCCGGTTCCCGGCTATCGCAATGCGACCAAGGCGTTTCTCGACAACAAGGGCGATTTCGAACTTAACGAATACGATTCCGTCTATGACTCGGCGATTTCCGATTACCGCGCCGATGAAGACGTCATGGCCGGTTATCTGTTGGGGCGCTGGGAAAACAGCAAGCTGATGGTGATCGGTGGCGTGCGCTATGAACGCACCGATATGAAGCTATGGGGCAACAGCGTCCTCGAAGATGGTCCGGTGATCACCCCGGTGCGTTTCGATCGGACGTATGACGACTGGCTGCCCAGCCTGAATGTCCGCTATTCGCCGACAGACAATCTCGTGCTGCGCGCGGCCGGTTATCGCAGCCTCGTGCGGCCGAAGCTTTCGAAACTGGCGCCGCGCTTCGAAATCAACGAGGATGACGAAGCGGTGTTCGGCAACCCGAACCTGAAGCCGTACAAGGCGTGGAATTTCGATCTTTCAGCTGAATACTACTTCGCCTCGAACGGTGCGCTGACCGGGGCTTTCTTCTACAAGGACATCAAGAATTTCATCGTCGATACGGCGGTGGATGGCCCCGGTACCTTCGCGGGGATCGATTTCGAGGAAGCGGAAATCCCGATCAATGGCGATAGCGCACGCGTGTGGGGCTTGGAACTGAGCTATTCGCAGGCCTTCACCATGCTGCCTTCCCCGCTGGATGGGCTGCTGCTGCAGGCGAACTACACCTACACCGACGCGCGTGGCAAAGTCGCCAACGATGGCGATATCAACGATCTGCGCCGGATTGCCTTGCCATCCACGTCCAAGCACACGGCCAATATCACGCTCGGTTATGAAAAGGGGCCGATCAGCGTGCGTCTGGCCGGGACCTATCGTGACAAATATCTCGATGAACTGGGCGGCGTTGCCCAGGAAGATCGTTTTGTCGACGATCACTTCCAGCTTGATCTGAGCGCGAAGTATAAAGTGACCAACAACATTCAGCTGTTCTACGAATGGGTGAATATCAACAATGCCAAATATGTCGCTTACAACAAGTTCGGTGGACGCCAGAATCTGCTCCAGTTTGAAGAATACAACTGGACAATGAAATTCGGCGCCAAGGTGAACTTCTGA
- a CDS encoding ATP-binding cassette domain-containing protein, translating to MYGFFGCTRLYGSTEFVRRVLVDATYGFAADDRVAVLAPAGSGKSTLVRLLGGLDRPDRGTVLRPPGVSWPLGFSGAFHPALSGEENVRLLARMMDADPDRVSAFVTLFSELGDDFYRPLQNYSSGMRGRLGFAFSMAIPQRFYLADEAVGLGDEQFRMKCERMLLRRLENAGLFLATRNFRIAERFAERFAVLENHRIVRCGSFDEARERFARIEQQEDDLDVLVAGLSRA from the coding sequence ATGTACGGGTTCTTCGGATGCACGCGGCTGTATGGATCGACGGAATTCGTCCGGCGCGTGCTTGTCGATGCGACATATGGTTTCGCGGCGGATGATCGCGTTGCCGTACTGGCCCCGGCGGGAAGCGGCAAAAGCACTTTGGTCCGTCTGCTGGGCGGCCTTGATCGACCCGATCGCGGAACGGTTCTGCGGCCGCCGGGTGTGTCGTGGCCGCTTGGCTTCTCCGGAGCCTTTCACCCTGCGCTCAGCGGAGAGGAAAACGTGCGCCTGCTGGCACGGATGATGGATGCCGATCCTGACCGGGTGAGCGCGTTCGTCACCCTGTTTTCCGAACTGGGGGACGATTTCTATCGGCCCTTGCAGAACTATTCCAGCGGGATGCGCGGGCGTCTGGGCTTCGCATTTTCCATGGCCATTCCCCAGCGCTTCTATCTGGCGGACGAGGCTGTGGGACTGGGCGACGAACAGTTTCGCATGAAATGCGAACGCATGTTGCTGCGTCGGCTGGAGAATGCCGGCCTGTTTCTGGCGACAAGGAATTTCCGCATCGCGGAGCGGTTCGCAGAACGGTTTGCGGTTCTGGAAAACCACCGGATCGTGCGCTGCGGTTCTTTTGATGAAGCGCGCGAACGCTTCGCCCGGATCGAACAACAGGAAGACGATCTGGACGTGCTCGTCGCGGGGCTCAGCCGGGCCTGA
- a CDS encoding tetratricopeptide repeat protein, producing MAAKYREPTFGEGLPALEALIRQCDAGQCEAAMALTDAALADPQSARFVRRALVPVLRTGRHYAELAHVLRLYLRAVPGTASDRLLLAATLGQLGETAEAAAILDDLGASLPGDPAVAAARIQWALKGKQVAQAAEIAVTFPQWDSVPARAAHLGMLALMRGGLPQQALDLLAACSEESNGTLTAAAVEAHQMLGNAAEADRLARRAISQGQGSVALHYQLGSSASSKGQYDRAVTHFTEGLAVAPDDVRILAALSEILLMQGRPAAALIHLARVLQLAPDLVHARALYARGLKATRAYDQAAREWYDIVARQPDNPQWRREAASVLNLAGRHEEARQLFGGLLRDRAATLPEDFESGLAQLWDRADDTALPPERLEWAWRMRDPAMNLPREDWTRRAGWGYLADRFVFDWLECSPERAEQAMYRLADLGDHADELAASARDSGGLIIATAHIGPMFAAPLALQLLDFESVWLASSPSMPGMAYTDSLISTSDQTDAQVVRRAMSALESGKAVGLAVDGAMHLAAPRVAFEGQEVTYSSFAARLAHRKRACSYFAAPQWDDGRLTFHLARLPFAEDDEAIDAFTERWKQAYFVQLRALLAGAPENLRLSGGIWRHVRMPQ from the coding sequence ATGGCTGCGAAATACAGGGAACCGACGTTCGGGGAAGGGCTGCCTGCGCTCGAAGCTTTGATCCGGCAATGCGATGCTGGGCAATGTGAAGCGGCCATGGCCCTGACTGACGCGGCACTGGCAGACCCGCAAAGTGCCAGATTTGTCAGGCGGGCGCTTGTGCCCGTCTTGCGCACGGGCAGGCATTATGCCGAACTGGCCCATGTCCTGCGCCTGTATCTGCGCGCGGTGCCGGGTACGGCATCGGACAGGCTGCTGCTGGCCGCAACGCTCGGGCAACTGGGCGAGACGGCTGAGGCAGCGGCCATACTGGATGATTTGGGGGCAAGCCTGCCCGGCGATCCGGCCGTTGCGGCCGCGCGCATCCAGTGGGCGCTCAAGGGGAAGCAGGTCGCGCAGGCCGCCGAGATCGCGGTGACGTTTCCGCAATGGGATAGCGTGCCTGCCCGCGCGGCGCATCTCGGGATGCTGGCGCTCATGCGCGGGGGCCTGCCGCAACAGGCGCTGGACTTGCTGGCGGCCTGTTCCGAAGAGAGCAACGGCACACTGACGGCGGCTGCGGTCGAGGCGCATCAGATGTTGGGCAACGCAGCGGAAGCCGATCGCCTTGCCCGCCGTGCGATCAGTCAGGGGCAGGGGAGCGTGGCGTTACACTATCAACTCGGTTCCAGCGCCAGCAGCAAGGGACAGTATGATCGGGCCGTCACCCACTTCACCGAAGGGCTTGCCGTGGCACCGGACGATGTCCGTATTCTGGCGGCATTGAGCGAGATCCTGTTGATGCAGGGGCGGCCTGCCGCAGCGCTCATCCATCTTGCGCGGGTACTGCAACTGGCCCCCGATCTTGTTCATGCCCGCGCGCTTTATGCCCGTGGGCTGAAGGCGACGCGCGCCTATGATCAGGCGGCGCGTGAATGGTACGACATTGTCGCCCGGCAGCCGGATAACCCGCAATGGCGGCGCGAGGCGGCATCGGTTCTCAATCTTGCAGGCCGGCACGAAGAAGCGCGGCAATTGTTTGGCGGCCTGTTGCGCGACCGTGCGGCGACGTTGCCGGAAGATTTTGAAAGCGGGCTGGCGCAATTGTGGGACCGGGCCGATGACACCGCGCTGCCGCCCGAACGTCTGGAATGGGCCTGGCGGATGCGTGACCCCGCCATGAATCTGCCGCGCGAGGATTGGACCCGTCGCGCAGGCTGGGGTTATCTTGCGGATCGTTTTGTGTTCGATTGGCTGGAATGCAGCCCGGAACGTGCGGAGCAAGCCATGTATCGTCTGGCCGATCTGGGCGATCACGCAGACGAACTGGCGGCCAGCGCCCGGGACAGCGGGGGGCTGATTATCGCGACCGCGCACATTGGCCCGATGTTCGCTGCACCGCTGGCGTTGCAACTGCTCGATTTCGAATCCGTCTGGCTGGCGTCCAGCCCTTCGATGCCGGGCATGGCCTATACGGATTCCCTGATTTCGACGAGCGACCAGACCGATGCGCAAGTCGTCCGCCGGGCGATGAGCGCGTTGGAAAGCGGGAAAGCGGTGGGGCTGGCCGTCGATGGCGCCATGCATCTTGCCGCACCGCGTGTCGCATTCGAAGGGCAGGAAGTGACCTACTCCTCGTTCGCCGCGCGTCTGGCGCACAGGAAGCGGGCGTGTTCGTATTTCGCGGCACCGCAGTGGGACGATGGGCGGTTGACGTTTCATCTCGCGCGGCTGCCTTTTGCGGAAGATGACGAGGCCATCGATGCCTTCACGGAACGGTGGAAACAGGCCTATTTTGTGCAGTTGCGGGCACTTCTTGCGGGCGCGCCCGAGAACCTGCGGCTGAGCGGCGGGATATGGCGCCACGTCAGGATGCCGCAATGA
- a CDS encoding ABC transporter permease yields MTLALTSRRVPRASHVGAVIAREIGSRFTGDPLGYGWAYLTPLAWIAVIYVVFVVLGRTTPLDADVGSFILSGIMPYLAFRYQVSSVLRAKSTYRAVMTLPSVTPETVYFSIVVLEYYNSLIIYLVLLLLNYLLFGHVYLDDPLRVLWGFTLASATGAALGYALAGVNASASTLLRISATALRPLFYLSAVFYTADELPQSWLDWLSWNPLLHAVEIVRSGSFGDYASRVASSLVPLTFIVLCLLGGWLLSTRASAVAPSDQPYTE; encoded by the coding sequence ATGACCCTGGCACTGACCAGCAGGCGTGTGCCCCGCGCCAGTCATGTCGGCGCGGTAATCGCGCGCGAGATCGGGTCGCGTTTTACCGGTGACCCGCTCGGATATGGCTGGGCCTATCTCACGCCGCTGGCGTGGATTGCGGTGATCTATGTGGTCTTCGTCGTTCTTGGCCGGACAACCCCGCTCGATGCCGATGTGGGCAGTTTCATCCTGTCGGGGATCATGCCCTATCTCGCCTTCCGCTATCAGGTGAGTTCGGTGCTGCGGGCGAAAAGCACATATCGCGCAGTGATGACCCTGCCGTCGGTCACGCCCGAAACGGTCTACTTTTCGATCGTTGTTCTCGAGTATTACAACAGCCTGATCATCTATCTGGTGCTGTTGCTTCTAAACTATCTGCTGTTCGGCCATGTCTATCTGGACGATCCCTTGCGCGTGCTGTGGGGATTTACCCTGGCATCGGCGACAGGGGCAGCGCTGGGTTATGCCCTGGCGGGGGTCAATGCCAGCGCATCCACCCTGTTGCGCATTTCCGCCACAGCCTTGCGCCCGCTGTTCTATCTTTCGGCGGTCTTCTACACGGCGGACGAACTGCCGCAGAGCTGGCTCGACTGGCTAAGCTGGAATCCTCTGCTTCATGCGGTCGAAATCGTGCGTTCGGGTTCTTTCGGGGATTACGCATCGCGGGTGGCAAGCAGTCTGGTGCCCCTGACATTCATCGTCCTGTGCCTGCTGGGCGGCTGGTTGCTCTCGACCCGCGCCTCGGCTGTCGCGCCCTCCGACCAGCCTTACACGGAATAG